From the genome of Solanum stenotomum isolate F172 chromosome 5, ASM1918654v1, whole genome shotgun sequence:
TCACTTGTTTCTTGGAATAGTATGCTAACAATTGGTGATTATTATTATCAACTTTTTCCTGTGAGtgtctttttaatttaattatcctcttctttttttttttttttttttaaagaatattgAAAAATCATGACTTTAATATGTTTGACAAAAAAGTCTATGATGATTCTGTCAATTGACTTTTACTTGGAATGttagctatgttgctcggactcagAAAGAATACTGTGAGGTGCGTGTTGGATCTTTGATACGACTAGGTGGAAAGGCACAAGATCTGCCTCTTAGCTTATGTATAGATATTGATGCATTCACATATTTTGGAGGATCCAATGCGGTTTTGGTAGCATTTtggagagtctgagcaacattgAATATTAGGGCCCTTTTTGCGTGATAATGGTCAAAAGCATATCTGAACTATTGTTTTTTCCTGAGTTTCACATACCAACTATTAGATGGTTCCTTTTTTCTATCTGAACTATTAgcatttatgtattttaaaacaCACTTCAACTATCAATTGTTCTTTTTTCCTACATGAACGATGGTGATAGTTGTAGGAAAAGAGAATATTTGATAGTTGAGGTGTGTTTTAATGCATATAGATGTCGATAGTTTAGGTAGATAAAGGGAACAACTGATAGTTAGAGTATGAAACTCGTGAACAAGTGATAGTTCAATGGTTTATGATTGTTATATTTACATTATAATTGTAGTTATGTTGAATTCATTGTAATCCCAGATAACTAATTAGTATATCTGCTTATAACTGGTTTTATTTTGTCATGTACAATGAAGAAATACCATCCTTCAAGGGTGCTTACCCTCGTTTATCAGCCGTTTGCACTCGCGACAATGGCAATTCTTGTACATAATGAGGCAAGAATCAATACAAGAAAGCGCAACCTAACTGGATTCACTCTTTTCTTCTTAAGCACATTCGCGCTCCTAGTGGTATGTTCTGATTAACTATTCTGTCATTTCATTTGCTTTACTCATGTCTTGTTTATCCCGACTTGACTTTTTCTTCACGTCTTGCTAGTTGGATTTGGCTACATCAGGAGCTGGCAGTCTTGGAAATTACATTGGTATATGTGCTATAGTCGCGGCTTTTGGAGTTGCTGATGCTTTTGTTGAAGGTGGAATGGTAGGAGATTTATCCTTCATGTGCCCTGAATTCATCCAAGTAAGATTGTCTCTTCTAATAAGTCTTGTACTTCGATAATTGCACTATTGTGTTGTAGTTactgttacttttttttttcagaatgcTTTGTGATTTTTTCCTTAGTATTTGCTTTGATGTGTTTTTCCTTAAGTCGAGGGtgtatcagaaacaacctctctacctcccaaggtaggGGGTTAAGGTGTACATACGCTCTAACCTCCCGAGACtctacttgtgggattacactggatattttgttgtttgaatCACAATTGCGAAATGTTTTATTGCTGCTCATGTTATGATTTTTCAGTCATACTTAGCCGGTCTGGCTGCGTCTGGGGCTCTCACCTCGGCTTTAAGGCTAGTGACTAAAGCAGCTTTTGAAAGGGCTAGTAATGGTCTTCGCAAAGGAGTTAGTACGTGATCTATAATGCCATTGTTAGTTATCAAAACGAGAGAAACGTTTAAAATGTAGtagtttttatttgattataatTCGTCATTTCCTTAGTCAGAATCTTGTGTTTGCTGATTTTGCAGTGTTGTTTCTAGCTATCTCCACATTCTTTGAATTTCTATGCATTCTTCTATACGCTTTCGTCTTTCCTAAGCTACCAATCGTTAAGTACTACCGCACAAAGGCAGCATCAGAGGGATCAAAAACTGTTGCAGCAGACTTAGCTGCAGCAGGTATCCAAACTGAAGCAGCCGAAAGAGTATGCAACTTATCGTTAACTAATGAATTTGTTACTGATTTCTTGACCTTAACGTTTGATATGCTCCTGTGGACTTAACAGGCTGATGCTAACGCTAAACAATTGGACCGACTGAGCAACAAACAGCTGTTCTTTCAGAACATCGATTACTTATTGGATTTGTTCTTGACTTATGTCCTGACTTTGTCAATTTTCCCTGGATTCTTGTATGAGAATACTGGTTCACACAAATTAGGCTCATGGTAAGCTTTGCTTTCCTCTTCTCTGCTCGCGTATTTTGTCATGTCCTGCATTCAATTCTTTTAACAAACATCTAGTAGAAAACGCTTCCAGGAAAGATTCGGATCACATAGAGTATATATACAAGGTTGATTTACCACATGAATTATGCGACtaaagaaaggttttcttgttTCAGGTATGCTTTAGTCTTGATAGCAGTTTACAACATGTTCGATTTGATAGCAAGATACATTCCATTGATCgagaaaatcaagttgaagTCACGAAAAGGCCTAATGATCGCAACACTATCTCGTTTCTTGTTCATTCCTTGTTTCTACTTCACTGCAAAATACGGTGATCAAGGTTGGATGATAATGCTCGTGTCCTTCCTCGGACTCACCAATGGTTATCTCACCGTTTGTGTCCTCACAGTTGCTCCTCAGGGATACAAGGTTAGTGAAATACTTCCATATATCACTATAAAAATCGAAAAAACAGAaacatttgaaattttttgaacttgTTGGATTCTGTTTCAACAGGGTCCTGAGCAAAATGCACTGGGCAACTTGCTAGTGTTATGCCTACTTGCTGGACTATTCTCTGGTGTTGCACTGGATTGGTTGTGGATTATTGGTAATGGAAAATTCTAACAACACATTGATGTGTACATAGGTATCGTTAAAAACGTTATACAAAATGTTAAAATCTCTTTTTCGACTCTCCATGAGTCTCCAGCATAATAGGTGTGAGTTCAATTTTCATGGTATCATTTTCGGCTTCTCCTTCTGTATTTCCTATGtaagagtgtttttttttaggaGAAAAGAATTTCTAGGGTCATCTCTATTTGATTATTTAAACTAGAatgtttttttggttttggaCATTAAAAATTGGGGTAGGGAAGAGGGAATTACTAGGTGGAGTATCGAACTCTTACCAATTAGGTAAAAGTTCATGTAACTAACCAAATGAGCTAGTAAGATTCCTCAACATTAATAATATTGATATGTATGCATGAAATGGTTCTTTTTGAAGTCGAATCTTGTTAATTAATGATGTTTTGGCTAAAATTATTAGCTATCTTTAACTATGGtcttaaaactatttttcaCTCTAAAagcaaatattgaaaaaaaatattcaaaaagataAGCCAatatcatttacaaaaaaaaaaaatgttcattgTCTTGTTGTAGCCCATTTATTGTGGGCTCAAAAATGATCTTAAGCTCCCAACACTATTATCAACGTAACAAACCCCAATAAAACAAGTAAAAAACTATATActagttatttaatttaatagatcCACTTGTTGTCTTTTccatcaagtttcaagcttaaaAAAAAGGTGATTTTAGAATATCTTCAATGGATCTCACCAACAATGATAGAGATTGTTTATCGAGAAAATGATACAGTTGAATATATATAAGGTCAAAGACACACGTCTTAGCTAATTAACTCGTTAAGTTTGTATATTAGCAGTTGAATATGGTAATATATAGTAGTAAGAAAGAAAGAGGTAACGATAACAAAGTTGTGTGAAGTGTAAGAGCTTCGATGATAAGTATATATATGCACTATGTCTGGTGTTGTTCGAGTATCCCTGCCGATCCGAGaacaatattataataaattaaatgctataagaTAAAGacttagtaaaaaaaaaagaaagctCGAAGCACAAGAATATAAGTGTATTGTTATTGCTAGTTTTGCAGCTCATAGGTCAATAGTGtttacactatcaattatcTAGTATTTCCAGCCATAATATATAGGTcatttgccttttttttttccttttctttttgcaGTTTACCATATATTATGCTTGCTAAAAATTTCATggttaattaatattattactatatattacCATAATTTCAAGAGGAGCTTtggaaaaatcataaaattgtaATAAACGATAAAGTTATTTCTGCTGGTTTAATTTGTGGAATCAATTAGTGATACTTATGTTCAAAGTtatacactactaaaaaataaagaattagcGATAGACAAAATTTCATagctaaaaaacaaaaattcatgCTAAATCCACTTATCGACggattataagaaaattttaactAGCTAGAAGCTTTTTTAATGATGAATCGAATCAGCTAGGAATTACCAATAAATTTTGTAACTAATTTCATATTTCtcataatagtatatatattatctacATCATACCCCCTCATGATGCATCTGTTATCTGAATCTGTTTAAATGTGAGATATATACTTCATATACTAAACCTATAACAttctttatattataaataagaaacgtaccccacccccaccccaaaGAACAAGATATGGAAGCTAAGTCAAGGAGGTCATAATTTCCACATGTtggaaaaacaagaaaaggTATATTATAGCCTAGCTAGCTCTTTGAAAATGTGACATTTTAATTTCTCTATTCAATTTCTTCTTTGCTTGAAAATGGTTTTTTTCCTCAAGTGGTGTTAAAAGCAAAGGGAGAAAGAGTCATAACAAAAAGAACAACGCTGAAAATAGTAAGAAGCCACCGATTGATTTTACTTTGGGCGGTTCAAAGAAGAAATTCAATTCAATCTTTTAATATGTAACATTTTTTCCTGTCCATGGACTCTTTTGTCATCGATGTGGGATCTTTCAATCATCAATTACCCTTACATTTGGATCTTTTTTTCGGATTGGAGTGTACATATTCATAGACTGAGTAATTTTCACCTCCTCAGTCAGTTCGACTGTCCACATCGAATGGGCCTGACTCTGGTACTATATAGAAGAAATGAATTTTGAGtttaattcaaagaaaaattacctaaatacacattttattttatcataatctctaaaattctctagtatttaaaaaaatttcaaaaatttcctCTTGGATTCATCGCACTCCTCTCGCTGATTGAAGCGTGCACATTCAAAGATAGGGGGTATTTCCACCATCCTCAATCAATTTGAGGACCCACATTGAATGTGTCTAACTCTAATATCATattaaaacaacattttaatAAATGTTGGGCCTTATAACTCATACCTATTTCAAAAGTAAGATTAAATGGAGAAAGTTTGCCTAAGCTATGTGAGATTTTTCGTTTATCAGTTCAATGGTAgtgcattaaaaataaaacacaaagGTAACGACGGGGTGTATTTTATGTTCGTAAATTAGCAgctcaagaaaaaacaattattcGAACGAAACAAGAAAAAGTGCACTGTGGAACACGGGCAGAGCAACCTTAAAGCGAAAGATGGTTCAGTGCACACCCTTTATCGAAAAAGTATGTAAAGGTTAAACATTATCTATTATTGTAAAGGAACTAACTAAATGTGTACAAGTACCTTGATGACACTAGCTataattgtattattatacacacACTGTGAATGGTACAAGTGTGCTTAGCTgcttagttagttagttagaggTGGTTTAGTCAAGTGAGTCGATTAGTTAATAGTATgtggctatatatatatataagaacaaTGTATGTAGTATTCTTCTTCAATTCAATGAAAcaatatttttccctttctcATTACAATTTTACTTCTCTCTTAGATTAGCTTTTCAATGGAGTTTTGTTCATGTAATTCATCTtcttaacatggtatcagagccaatcGAGCTCGAATTTAAACAATTCTTACACACGCAGTGAAAAATTTCATTGTTTCTTAGCTCAATTTcgtgtttttttgaaaattttctgtTCAATTCCATGGATGTCCAAGGAGTTGCTGCTGAAACTCAATCAGGAACTTCCATGGCTATTCCTACTTTTGACCATCTTCATCCCTTGTATCTGTATCCATCAGATTCACCTGGATCGCTGAATGTTTGGATTCTACTCACTGGAAGTGATAATTACACTTTATCGAGCAAGGCTATGGAGTTAGCTCTACTTAGAAAGAATAAGGTTGGATTTTATTGATGGCACGGTGAAGAAGACTCAATTCACAGGAGATTTGATTCGACTTTGGGATCGCTGTAATGCAATCGCTGTCTCCTGGATACTGTGCAACGTAAGCAAAGATCTTCACAGTGGAGTCCTTTATTGCTCAGATTCCCACTTGATTTGGGAAGATTTAAAGAAAAGGTTTAACAAGGTAAATAGCTCTCGTATTTTTCAGTTGCATAAGGAGATTTTTACTCTTGTTCAAGGTGTTTCATTTGTATCAATTTACTACTCTAGACTAAAGGATTTGTGGGATGAATATGATTCTATAATGCCTCCCCTACTTGTACATGTTCTAGATCTAAGGAATTTTTTGAACAATCACAACATCAGAGGATGTTGCAGTTTCTTATGAGACTTAATGACAACTATAGTCAAGCTAGGAGCCAAATCCTGTTGATGCCATAACGTTCTAGCATCaatcaagcttatgttatggtTAATCAAGATGAAAGTCAAAGAATGGTAGCAGGATCAAGTAGGATGATGCTTGATATGGTTCCTACTGCAATGTTTACCTCTAAATTTGGTCCTAGTAGTCATAAACCTAGAAGACCTTATAATcctaatgttttttttgtgatttttgcaATATAAAAGGACACATGAGGACTGAATGCAACAAACTGCTGAAATGTGACTTTTGTCACAAAACTGGCCATCTCAAGGTTAACTGTTTTAAATTGATTAGGTATCCAGCTGCTTACAAAGGTAAAAGAGAGGTTGTTATTGCTGGAAATTCTACTTATGATGCAGGGCCTATACCTCAACATTATCAATCTGATAAACTAGAGTCCACTCAACCACCATATGCTCAGATGCAGTGTTCCTATCACACTCAGATGTCTCAGATGCAGTCACCATATCATACTCAGATGCAATTTCAATATCCTCCATAGCAGTTTGGGTCTCAGCAAATGTCTATGCCCATGTTCACTTTAATGCAACATCAGAAGCTTCTCCAAATGCTGGATCAAACTAAACTTGATGCCATAAGTGGCACGGCTAATATGACAGGTAATCATTTGCCTCCAGCTACTCACTTGAAATGGATTGTAGACACTGGTGCATCCCATTATATGGTAAGAGATCCTACATGTTTACAATATTTAGTTTTGATAGAGAATGCAGGTCAGGTTCAGTTGCCAATTGGTACATCTGCTAAAGTTTCACATGTTGGAGATTGTCACATATGAGGATGTGATGTTCTTAGAAGAGTGTTGTGTGTACCAGCTTTCAAGTTCAATCTTCTGTCAGTTTCTCAAGTGACAAAAGATTTGAATTGTTGTGtcacattttttcaaaaatgttgtgtTTTTCAGGA
Proteins encoded in this window:
- the LOC125865158 gene encoding equilibrative nucleotide transporter 3-like, with the translated sequence MTIDDSSIISTPTRLEGKYSGMVVCWILGLGSLVSWNSMLTIGDYYYQLFPKYHPSRVLTLVYQPFALATMAILVHNEARINTRKRNLTGFTLFFLSTFALLVLDLATSGAGSLGNYIGICAIVAAFGVADAFVEGGMVGDLSFMCPEFIQSYLAGLAASGALTSALRLVTKAAFERASNGLRKGVMLFLAISTFFEFLCILLYAFVFPKLPIVKYYRTKAASEGSKTVAADLAAAGIQTEAAERADANAKQLDRLSNKQLFFQNIDYLLDLFLTYVLTLSIFPGFLYENTGSHKLGSWYALVLIAVYNMFDLIARYIPLIEKIKLKSRKGLMIATLSRFLFIPCFYFTAKYGDQGWMIMLVSFLGLTNGYLTVCVLTVAPQGYKGPEQNALGNLLVLCLLAGLFSGVALDWLWIIGNGKF